In Erigeron canadensis isolate Cc75 chromosome 1, C_canadensis_v1, whole genome shotgun sequence, a single window of DNA contains:
- the LOC122585906 gene encoding universal stress protein PHOS34-like — MKRPVAPLSTVRADPPSSPRYPPPVTTPTAGAQRRIAIAVDLSDESAFAVQWAVQNYLRPGDAVILVHIQLTSILYGADWGHAMDTENPCKETPSKETRQKLEDDFDNFTTAKANMLSEPLVEANIPFKIHIVKDHDMKERLCLEVERLGFSVMIMGSRGFGATKRRGKGRLGSVSDYCVRHCVCPVVVVRYSDEDDQGGEDSAKKVGADEIALRRAEEEAEFHDAKDHHPKGT, encoded by the exons ATGAAACGTCCGGTTGCTCCATTGTCTACGGTTCGTGCAGATCCGCCATCTTCCCCACGATATCCGCCACCCGTTACCACTCCAACTGCCGGTGCCCAGAGGCGTATCGCCATTGCCGTGGATCTTAGTGATGAGAGCGCCTTTGCTGTCCAATGGGCTGTTCAAAACTATCTTCGGCCCGGTGATGCAGTCATCTTGGTCCATATCCAACTCACTTCCATTCTATATGGTGCAGATTGGGGCCATGCAATGGATACCGAGAATCCATGCAAAGAAACACCTTCGAAAGAAACACGTCAAAAACTTGAAGACGATTTTGATAACTTCACGACCGCGAAAGCCAATATGTTGTCCGAACCATTAGTGGAAGCTAATATACCATTTAAGATTCATATTGTGAAAGATCATGACATGAAAGAGCGTCTTTGTTTGGAAGTCGAGAGGCTTGGATTTAGTGTTATGATCATGGGAAGCCGAGGGTTCGGGGCGACAAAACGTAGGGGTAAAGGGAGGCTTGGAAGTGTTAGTGATTATTGTGTACGTCATTGTGTTTGTCCTGTGGTTGTGGTTCGGTATTCTGATGAGGATGATCAGGGTGGGGAGGATAGTGCGAAAAAGGTTGGGGCGGATGAGATCGCGCTCCGTCGTGCAGAGGAGGAGGCAGAGTTCCATGATGCTAAAGATCATCATCCTAAAG GTACCTAA